In a genomic window of Streptomyces noursei ATCC 11455:
- a CDS encoding glycosyltransferase family 39 protein — MNDLASTAAPGRALCPPAVRAALRRAVPGLAAYAAIRLLGLVALGAWSAAEGKDWHVLLTARWDSLWYTRVAERGYGYTVHLANGDVHSNLAFFPLLPWLERGLSALTPLSAADAGMAVAWLASLAAALALYLTGERLHGPRAGVLLAALWAALPVGVVQSMAYSESLFTALAAWGVYCVLTGRWVAAGALASLAGLTRPVGAAVVAAVWITAAATVANERAGGVRPRAFLRGRHRRMLLGVLLAPLGWCGYVLWVSVRQGSLTGYLDVQAGWHNGFDGGIAFGTFVWHQLTGPAFAAGLGLLLGVALVIWLYVHGVRKGQPLPLAVYGGTVLLIALTAKGYFGSKPRLMMPAFPLLLPLAAGLARWRPVRAWLVIGVVAVGSAVYGAFWLNGSGPP, encoded by the coding sequence GTGAACGATCTTGCCTCCACCGCCGCACCCGGCCGGGCCCTGTGTCCGCCCGCCGTCCGTGCCGCGCTCCGCCGTGCCGTCCCCGGCCTGGCGGCGTACGCGGCGATCCGGCTGCTGGGGCTGGTCGCGCTCGGGGCGTGGTCGGCCGCCGAGGGCAAGGACTGGCACGTCCTGCTGACCGCCCGTTGGGACTCCCTCTGGTACACCCGGGTCGCCGAACGGGGCTACGGCTACACCGTCCACCTGGCCAACGGCGACGTCCACTCCAACCTGGCGTTCTTCCCGCTGCTGCCCTGGCTGGAGCGGGGCCTGTCGGCACTGACCCCGCTGTCCGCCGCGGACGCCGGGATGGCGGTGGCCTGGCTGGCGTCGCTGGCCGCGGCGCTGGCGCTCTACCTCACCGGGGAGCGGCTGCACGGGCCGCGGGCCGGGGTGCTGCTGGCCGCGCTGTGGGCCGCGCTGCCGGTCGGCGTCGTCCAGTCGATGGCCTACTCGGAGTCGCTGTTCACCGCCCTCGCGGCGTGGGGCGTCTACTGCGTGCTGACCGGCCGCTGGGTGGCGGCGGGCGCGCTGGCCTCCCTGGCCGGGCTGACCCGGCCGGTGGGCGCCGCGGTGGTCGCCGCGGTGTGGATCACCGCGGCGGCGACGGTGGCGAACGAGCGGGCCGGCGGGGTCCGGCCGCGCGCCTTCCTGCGCGGCCGGCACCGGCGGATGCTGCTCGGCGTGCTGCTGGCACCGCTGGGCTGGTGCGGCTACGTCCTGTGGGTCAGCGTCCGCCAGGGGTCGCTCACCGGCTATCTGGACGTCCAGGCCGGCTGGCACAACGGCTTCGACGGCGGGATCGCCTTCGGCACCTTCGTCTGGCACCAGCTCACCGGACCCGCCTTCGCCGCCGGCCTCGGCCTGCTGCTCGGCGTCGCGCTGGTGATCTGGCTGTACGTGCACGGCGTACGGAAGGGCCAGCCGCTGCCGCTGGCCGTCTACGGCGGGACGGTGCTACTGATCGCGCTCACCGCCAAGGGCTATTTCGGGTCGAAGCCGCGGCTGATGATGCCCGCCTTCCCGCTGCTGCTGCCGCTCGCCGCGGGGCTGGCCCGCTGGCGCCCGGTGCGGGCGTGGCTGGTCATCGGGGTGGTGGCGGTCGGCTCGGCGGTCTATGGCGCGTTCTGGCTCAACGGCTCCGGCCCGCCGTGA
- a CDS encoding MFS transporter produces the protein MSGTTASGRGRTAGVPRHTGGGVNRWTVLTVLCVSLLFVALDTTILYVAVPSITEDLRPGPVELLWIVDVYPLIAASLLILFGTLGDRVGRRRVLLLGYGLFALASAAAALAPNPQILMAARALLGIGGAMIMPATLSILRQVFPDRRERAVAIGVWSAVAAVGAAVGPVLGGFLVENFWWGSVFLINIPMMAAMFLIGRWLLPESRGERNGPWDLLGAVIAALGVLGIVFGVKRLGSGAPVVGVTTLLPIVIGVVLLILFVRRQGRRAHPLIDMRLFARPAFGTSIGCIVLAMLALVGLQLIAVQYLQLVLHLSPLETGLRMLPLVFSAMAAGLTGSKLLQALGPRVMVVGGFTLTALAVLSLTALGSQDHFWQLSLGFVLLGFGFQSTLFGAYESMLSEAPAAQSGGAAALGETAYQLGAGIGVALLGSVMNAAYAPGLGRVEGVSDRAARSASHSLGEAYKVAAGLGEHAREALRVAARDSFVHGLRVTLVASAVLLLVGAGIALRLPRRAAAESVERDAAEEGATAAEESAPAVGCEGTPAPASTGR, from the coding sequence ATGTCAGGGACGACCGCGTCCGGCAGGGGGCGGACGGCTGGTGTTCCCCGGCACACAGGCGGCGGTGTGAACCGCTGGACGGTGCTGACCGTGCTCTGCGTCAGCCTGCTCTTCGTCGCGCTGGACACCACCATCCTCTACGTGGCGGTGCCCTCCATCACCGAGGACCTGCGCCCCGGACCGGTCGAGCTGTTGTGGATCGTCGACGTCTACCCGCTGATCGCGGCCTCGCTGCTGATCCTCTTCGGCACGCTGGGCGACCGCGTCGGTCGCCGCCGCGTCCTGCTGCTCGGCTACGGGCTCTTCGCCCTGGCCTCGGCCGCCGCCGCGCTCGCGCCCAACCCGCAGATCCTGATGGCGGCCCGCGCGCTGCTCGGCATCGGCGGCGCCATGATCATGCCCGCGACGCTGTCGATCCTGCGTCAGGTCTTCCCCGACCGGCGGGAGCGGGCGGTCGCGATCGGGGTGTGGAGCGCGGTGGCCGCGGTCGGCGCCGCGGTCGGCCCGGTGCTCGGCGGCTTCCTGGTCGAGAACTTCTGGTGGGGCTCGGTCTTCCTGATCAACATCCCGATGATGGCGGCGATGTTCCTGATAGGGCGCTGGCTGCTGCCGGAGTCCCGGGGCGAGCGCAACGGTCCCTGGGACCTGCTCGGCGCGGTGATCGCGGCGCTCGGCGTGCTGGGCATCGTCTTCGGCGTCAAGCGGCTGGGCAGCGGTGCCCCGGTGGTCGGGGTGACGACGCTGCTGCCGATCGTCATCGGGGTCGTGCTGCTGATCCTCTTCGTCCGTCGGCAGGGGCGTCGCGCCCATCCGCTGATCGACATGCGGCTGTTCGCCCGGCCGGCGTTCGGCACCTCCATCGGCTGCATCGTGCTCGCCATGCTCGCGCTCGTCGGCCTCCAGCTGATCGCCGTCCAGTACCTCCAGCTGGTGCTGCATCTGAGCCCGTTGGAGACCGGGCTGCGGATGCTGCCGCTGGTGTTCTCCGCGATGGCCGCCGGCCTGACCGGCTCCAAGCTGCTCCAGGCCCTCGGCCCGCGGGTGATGGTCGTCGGCGGCTTCACCCTCACCGCGCTCGCGGTGCTCTCGCTGACCGCGCTGGGTTCCCAGGACCACTTCTGGCAGCTGTCCCTCGGCTTCGTGCTGCTCGGCTTCGGCTTCCAGTCCACGCTGTTCGGCGCGTACGAGTCGATGCTCAGCGAGGCCCCGGCCGCGCAGTCCGGCGGTGCGGCGGCGCTCGGCGAGACCGCCTACCAGTTGGGCGCCGGGATCGGTGTGGCGCTGCTCGGCAGCGTGATGAACGCCGCCTACGCGCCGGGGCTGGGCCGCGTCGAGGGGGTCTCCGACCGGGCCGCCCGCTCGGCCTCGCACTCGCTCGGCGAGGCGTACAAGGTCGCCGCCGGACTGGGCGAGCACGCCCGGGAGGCGCTGCGGGTGGCCGCCCGGGACTCCTTCGTCCACGGCCTGCGGGTCACCCTCGTCGCCAGCGCCGTGCTGCTGCTGGTCGGCGCCGGGATCGCGCTGCGGCTGCCGCGCCGGGCCGCGGCGGAGTCCGTGGAGCGGGACGCCGCCGAGGAGGGGGCGACGGCCGCCGAGGAGAGCGCTCCGGCCGTGGGGTGCGAGGGGACGCCGGCTCCCGCGAGCACCGGCCGCTGA
- a CDS encoding acyl-CoA dehydrogenase family protein → MPATPSPLPPFDPGDPLGLDDLLTDEDRAVRSTVRQWAADRVLPHIADWYERGELPDIRELARELGAIGALGMSLTGYGCAGASHVQYGLACLELEAADSGIRSLVSVQGSLAMYAIWRFGSEEQKRQWLPRMASGEVIGCFGLTEPDHGSDPAGMRTYAKRDGTDWVLTGRKMWITNGSVAGVAVVWARTDDGIRGFVVPTDSAGFSAPEIKHKWSLRASVTSELVLDEVRLPADALLPEARGLGGPLRCLSHARYGIVWGSMGAARSCFEAALDYARTREQFGKPIGAFQLTQAKLADMALELHKGVLLAHHLGRRFDARRLLPEQISFGKLNNVREALDICRTARTILGANGISLEYPVMRHATNLESVLTYEGTAEMHQLVLGKALTGLDAFR, encoded by the coding sequence ATGCCCGCAACGCCGTCCCCGCTTCCGCCGTTCGATCCCGGTGACCCCCTGGGCCTGGACGACCTGCTCACCGACGAGGACCGCGCGGTCCGCTCCACCGTCCGCCAGTGGGCCGCCGACCGGGTCCTGCCGCACATCGCCGACTGGTACGAGCGCGGCGAACTCCCCGACATCCGTGAACTCGCCCGGGAGCTGGGCGCGATCGGCGCCCTGGGCATGTCCCTGACCGGCTACGGCTGCGCCGGCGCCTCGCACGTCCAGTACGGACTGGCCTGCCTGGAGCTGGAGGCCGCCGACTCCGGCATCCGCTCGCTGGTCTCCGTCCAGGGCTCGCTGGCCATGTACGCGATCTGGCGCTTCGGTTCGGAGGAGCAGAAGCGGCAGTGGCTGCCGCGGATGGCCTCCGGCGAGGTCATCGGCTGCTTCGGGCTGACCGAGCCGGACCACGGCTCCGACCCGGCGGGCATGCGCACCTACGCCAAGCGGGACGGCACGGACTGGGTGCTGACCGGGCGCAAGATGTGGATCACCAACGGGTCGGTGGCCGGCGTCGCGGTGGTCTGGGCCCGCACCGACGACGGCATCCGCGGCTTCGTCGTCCCCACGGACAGCGCGGGCTTCTCCGCCCCCGAGATCAAGCACAAGTGGTCGCTGCGCGCCTCGGTCACCAGCGAGTTGGTGCTGGACGAGGTGCGGCTGCCCGCCGACGCGCTGCTGCCGGAGGCCCGGGGGCTGGGCGGCCCGCTGCGGTGCCTGAGCCACGCCCGCTACGGGATCGTCTGGGGCTCGATGGGGGCGGCGCGGTCCTGCTTCGAGGCGGCGCTCGACTACGCCCGCACCCGCGAGCAGTTCGGCAAGCCCATCGGTGCCTTCCAGCTCACCCAGGCCAAGCTCGCCGACATGGCGCTGGAACTCCACAAGGGCGTGCTGCTCGCCCACCACCTCGGGCGGCGGTTCGACGCCCGGCGGCTGCTGCCGGAGCAGATCAGCTTCGGCAAGCTCAACAACGTCCGCGAGGCGCTCGACATCTGCCGCACCGCGCGGACGATCCTCGGCGCCAACGGGATCTCCCTCGAATACCCGGTCATGCGGCACGCCACCAACCTGGAGTCGGTGCTGACCTACGAGGGCACCGCGGAGATGCACCAACTGGTGCTGGGCAAGGCGCTCACCGGTCTGGACGCCTTCCGGTGA
- a CDS encoding cell division protein SepF, producing MGSVRKASAWLGLVDDNDDERYYDDDYAEGPESADSGGNPWVTDPRVQVADEAAQSQGTRIATITPASFRDARGIGELFRDGVPVIVNLTAMESADAKRVVDFAAGLTFGLRGSIERVATRVFLLTPADYKVVTGEARGHRNGGFFNQS from the coding sequence ATGGGATCGGTACGCAAGGCGAGTGCCTGGCTTGGCCTCGTGGACGACAACGATGACGAGCGCTACTACGACGACGACTACGCCGAGGGGCCCGAGTCCGCCGACTCGGGCGGCAACCCCTGGGTGACCGACCCCCGGGTCCAGGTGGCCGACGAGGCCGCCCAGAGCCAGGGCACCCGCATCGCCACGATCACCCCGGCCTCCTTCCGGGACGCCCGCGGCATCGGGGAGCTCTTCCGGGACGGCGTCCCGGTGATCGTCAACCTGACGGCCATGGAGTCCGCCGACGCCAAGCGGGTGGTGGACTTCGCCGCCGGCCTGACCTTCGGCCTGCGCGGCTCCATCGAGCGGGTCGCCACCCGGGTGTTCCTGCTCACCCCCGCCGACTACAAGGTCGTCACCGGCGAGGCCCGCGGCCACCGCAACGGCGGTTTCTTCAACCAGAGTTGA
- a CDS encoding ABC transporter substrate-binding protein, whose translation MTTTRPSATALRTAALLVTAALTVTACGAGGAAPDTRDAGPAAASARIPTTDVVSGVREDPAAAALLPADVRARGTLALASSVGTPPGATYLPDGKTLAGQDIDFADAVGKVLGLKLTREVAGFEAILPALDSGKYDVGTGNFGVTDERRRILDFVTYVNDGQGFAARRDSPLKKVTTLTRLCGLTVATGAGTTFETTLEENKHRCADAGEQPYDVKTYADQGALWVSLQQGRSDVVMSTINGLRYAVQQQPGLRFLNEFKRLDVGFAFKKGTLLAPAFQAAVNRLKKDGTYDRILKKWGTTPSAIATSRISPPEIR comes from the coding sequence ATGACCACCACCCGTCCGTCCGCCACCGCGCTGCGCACCGCGGCGCTCCTGGTCACCGCGGCCCTGACGGTCACCGCCTGCGGTGCGGGCGGCGCCGCCCCCGACACCCGGGACGCCGGACCGGCCGCGGCGAGCGCCCGGATCCCCACCACCGACGTGGTCTCCGGCGTGCGCGAGGACCCGGCCGCCGCCGCGCTGCTGCCCGCCGACGTCCGCGCCCGCGGCACCCTCGCCCTGGCCAGCAGCGTCGGCACCCCGCCCGGCGCCACCTACCTGCCCGACGGCAAAACCCTGGCCGGCCAGGACATCGACTTCGCGGACGCGGTCGGCAAGGTCCTCGGCCTGAAACTCACCCGCGAGGTGGCCGGCTTCGAGGCGATCCTGCCGGCGCTGGACAGCGGCAAGTACGACGTGGGCACCGGCAACTTCGGCGTCACCGACGAACGCCGCAGGATCCTCGACTTCGTCACCTACGTCAACGACGGCCAGGGCTTCGCGGCCCGCCGGGACAGCCCGCTGAAGAAGGTCACCACGCTGACCCGGCTGTGCGGCCTGACGGTGGCCACCGGCGCCGGCACCACCTTCGAGACGACCCTGGAGGAGAACAAGCACCGGTGCGCGGACGCCGGCGAGCAGCCCTACGACGTCAAGACCTACGCCGACCAGGGCGCCCTGTGGGTCTCGCTCCAACAGGGCCGCAGCGACGTGGTGATGAGCACCATCAACGGGCTGCGCTACGCGGTGCAGCAACAGCCGGGCCTGCGCTTCCTCAACGAGTTCAAACGGTTGGACGTCGGCTTCGCCTTCAAGAAGGGGACACTGCTGGCACCCGCCTTCCAAGCCGCGGTCAACCGGCTGAAGAAGGACGGGACCTACGACAGGATCCTGAAGAAGTGGGGCACCACCCCCTCGGCCATCGCGACATCGCGGATCAGCCCACCGGAGATCCGCTGA
- a CDS encoding GNAT family N-acetyltransferase yields MTAAPRPPRAACLTIHHTAVTDPLARPLLDELTHEYSTRYGRPVDLDLEYPAAEFGPPGGAFLLLLEDGEPVAGGAYRRYDPDTAELKRIWTHHAHRRRGLARRVLTALEQHAAGRGYTRLYLTTGPRQPEAKHLYLAAGYRPLFDLTADPESIGPLPFEKHLEIPRP; encoded by the coding sequence ATGACCGCCGCGCCACGGCCGCCCCGCGCGGCCTGCCTGACGATCCATCACACCGCCGTCACCGACCCGCTCGCCCGCCCCCTGCTGGACGAGCTCACCCACGAATACAGCACCCGTTACGGCCGTCCCGTCGACCTGGACCTGGAGTACCCGGCCGCCGAATTCGGCCCGCCCGGGGGCGCGTTCCTGCTGCTCCTGGAGGACGGCGAGCCGGTCGCCGGCGGCGCCTACCGCCGCTACGACCCGGACACCGCCGAGCTCAAACGGATCTGGACGCACCACGCGCACCGCCGCCGCGGGCTGGCCCGCCGCGTCCTGACCGCCCTGGAGCAGCACGCCGCCGGCCGCGGCTACACCCGGCTCTACCTGACCACCGGCCCCCGCCAACCGGAGGCCAAACACCTCTACCTCGCGGCGGGTTACCGCCCCCTGTTCGACCTGACCGCCGACCCGGAGTCGATCGGCCCCCTGCCGTTCGAGAAGCACCTGGAGATTCCGCGCCCATGA
- a CDS encoding amino acid ABC transporter permease encodes MPSDILDAPAVSAAPPGEPDRAAPRIVPRRRTGQWASAAVLLALLALALVSVVRNPAFQWDVVADYFLTSAVLRGLGLTLWLTAVVMALGFALGTLLAVLRLSANPVLRGIGWGYVWLFRSMPILVQLLFWFNIGALYPVVLGVKTVDLLSPVAVAVIGLTLHEAAYAAEVVRGGVLSVDKGQLEAAQALGLGAGRRLRRIVLPQAMRSIVPPAGNMLIGTLKGTSIVSVIAVQDLLYSVQLVYHRTYQVIPLLLVATLWYVLVTSVLSVGQRHVERHYARGTAGAR; translated from the coding sequence ATGCCTTCCGACATTCTCGACGCCCCCGCCGTGTCCGCGGCGCCGCCCGGTGAACCGGACCGCGCCGCCCCGCGCATCGTGCCGCGCCGCCGCACCGGCCAGTGGGCGTCCGCCGCCGTCCTCCTCGCCCTGCTGGCGCTGGCCCTCGTCTCCGTCGTCCGCAACCCCGCCTTCCAGTGGGACGTGGTCGCCGACTACTTCCTGACCTCCGCCGTGCTGCGCGGCCTGGGGCTGACGCTCTGGCTGACCGCCGTGGTGATGGCGCTCGGTTTCGCGCTGGGCACCCTGCTCGCGGTCCTGCGGCTGTCCGCCAACCCCGTGCTGCGCGGCATCGGTTGGGGCTACGTCTGGCTTTTCCGGTCGATGCCGATCCTGGTGCAGCTGCTGTTCTGGTTCAACATCGGGGCGCTGTACCCGGTCGTCCTCGGCGTCAAGACCGTCGATCTGCTCTCGCCGGTGGCCGTCGCGGTCATCGGGCTCACCCTGCACGAGGCCGCGTACGCCGCGGAGGTGGTCCGCGGCGGTGTGCTCTCCGTCGACAAGGGCCAGTTGGAGGCCGCCCAGGCGCTGGGCCTGGGGGCCGGGCGGCGGCTGCGGCGGATCGTGCTGCCGCAGGCGATGCGGTCGATCGTGCCGCCGGCCGGGAACATGCTGATCGGCACCCTCAAGGGCACCTCCATCGTCAGTGTCATCGCCGTCCAGGACCTGCTCTACTCCGTCCAGTTGGTCTACCACCGCACCTATCAGGTCATCCCGCTGCTGCTGGTGGCGACCCTCTGGTACGTCCTGGTCACCTCGGTCCTGAGCGTCGGTCAGCGCCACGTCGAGCGGCACTACGCCCGCGGGACGGCCGGTGCCCGGTGA
- a CDS encoding FAD/NAD(P)-binding protein, which yields MSAPNPRRPSVVIVGAGPRGTGVLERIAANAPELWGDAPLDLHLVDPHPPGGGRIWRHEQSPLLWMNSTAEDVTMFTDETVEQAGPVRPGPSLAAWARAVRDGERPAPPGLADAVAALGPRDFAGRRLLSGYLRWVHEDAVAALPPRVAVHEHRATALRVSGAREGRQRVWLAGRRAPLLADLVVLTLGHLESQPAAQDREFAGFAARHGLTYLPPAFTADSDLGALRPGEPVLVRGFGLAFVDLMVLLTEGRGGKYTTGRDGVLTYHPSGREPVLHVGSRRGVPYHSKIGYPPSGERPPLPRFFGPAEVEALLARPGGIDFDRDVRPLIDKELGFAHYHRLFTAHPARTRMAWPDFEEEYAAGEPGGAALQALVRAAVPDPADRLDLDALDHPLDGIRYADGAALQAGLRGHVEADLARRHDPAHSPDLAVFLALLSVYGQLTRLGDHGPWWHGFFSFLASGPPGPRLRQLLALSRAGVVRFLGAGLTVTADEARGVFRAESVSVPGERTEARALVEARLPEPSVARTRDRLLHALHADGARATAGGLLAVDPADGRILDRAGRPHPRRFALGPHTDARAGGAFARPRTNAPAFRQNDATARALLTFLRDRTAPPVPVPALTPRTDHAVDQ from the coding sequence GTGAGCGCGCCGAACCCCCGCCGGCCGTCCGTGGTGATCGTGGGCGCCGGCCCGCGGGGCACCGGGGTGCTGGAGCGGATCGCCGCCAACGCCCCCGAGCTGTGGGGCGACGCACCCCTGGACCTGCACCTGGTCGATCCGCACCCGCCCGGCGGCGGCCGGATCTGGCGCCATGAGCAGTCCCCGCTGCTGTGGATGAACTCCACGGCCGAGGACGTCACCATGTTCACCGACGAGACCGTCGAGCAGGCCGGTCCGGTGCGGCCCGGCCCCTCGCTCGCCGCGTGGGCCCGCGCGGTGCGGGACGGGGAGCGCCCCGCCCCGCCCGGCCTCGCCGACGCCGTGGCGGCGCTGGGCCCGCGGGACTTCGCCGGCCGGCGGCTGCTCAGCGGCTATCTGCGCTGGGTCCACGAGGACGCGGTGGCCGCGCTGCCGCCCCGGGTCGCCGTGCACGAGCACCGGGCCACCGCGCTGCGGGTCTCCGGGGCGCGCGAGGGGCGCCAGCGGGTGTGGCTGGCGGGCCGCCGCGCCCCGCTCCTCGCCGACCTGGTGGTGCTGACGCTGGGCCATCTGGAGTCCCAACCCGCCGCACAGGACCGGGAGTTCGCCGGGTTCGCGGCCCGGCACGGGCTGACGTACCTGCCGCCGGCGTTCACCGCCGACAGTGACCTGGGCGCGCTGCGGCCCGGCGAACCGGTGCTGGTGCGCGGCTTCGGGCTGGCCTTCGTCGACCTGATGGTGCTGCTGACCGAGGGGCGCGGCGGGAAGTACACCACCGGCCGCGACGGCGTCTTGACCTACCACCCCTCCGGCCGTGAACCGGTGCTGCACGTCGGGTCCCGGCGCGGCGTCCCCTACCACTCCAAGATCGGCTACCCGCCGTCCGGCGAACGGCCGCCGCTGCCGCGGTTCTTCGGGCCTGCCGAGGTCGAGGCGCTGCTCGCCCGCCCCGGGGGGATCGACTTCGACCGGGACGTCCGACCGCTGATCGACAAGGAGTTGGGCTTCGCCCACTACCACCGGCTGTTCACCGCGCACCCCGCGCGCACCCGGATGGCGTGGCCGGACTTCGAGGAGGAGTACGCCGCCGGCGAGCCGGGCGGCGCCGCCCTCCAGGCGCTGGTCCGCGCCGCCGTCCCCGACCCGGCCGACCGGCTCGACCTGGACGCGCTGGACCACCCGCTGGACGGCATCCGCTACGCCGACGGCGCGGCCCTCCAGGCGGGGTTGCGCGGCCACGTCGAGGCCGACCTGGCGCGCCGGCACGACCCCGCGCACAGCCCCGACCTGGCGGTCTTCCTCGCGCTGCTGTCGGTCTACGGCCAGCTGACCCGGCTCGGCGACCACGGGCCCTGGTGGCACGGCTTCTTCAGCTTCCTCGCCTCCGGGCCGCCCGGGCCCCGGCTGCGGCAGCTGCTGGCGCTGTCCCGGGCCGGGGTGGTGCGCTTCCTGGGCGCCGGCCTCACCGTCACCGCCGACGAGGCCCGCGGGGTGTTCCGCGCCGAGTCCGTCAGCGTGCCGGGGGAGCGGACCGAGGCCCGGGCGCTGGTGGAGGCGCGGCTGCCGGAACCGTCCGTGGCCCGCACCCGGGACCGGCTGCTGCACGCCCTGCACGCCGACGGCGCCCGTGCCACGGCCGGCGGCCTGCTGGCCGTCGACCCGGCCGACGGCCGGATCCTGGACCGGGCCGGCCGCCCGCACCCGCGCCGGTTCGCCCTCGGCCCGCACACCGACGCCCGCGCCGGCGGGGCCTTCGCCCGCCCCCGCACCAACGCGCCCGCCTTCCGGCAGAACGACGCGACCGCGCGGGCCCTGCTCACCTTCCTCCGCGACCGCACCGCCCCACCGGTCCCGGTCCCCGCACTCACCCCGAGGACTGACCATGCCGTTGACCAGTGA
- a CDS encoding amino acid ABC transporter permease, whose amino-acid sequence MPLTSDPAVTGDPPAGPAATTRPVPRRAGPPGADDDPADLKVVPVRHPWRWAGVAVTAVLLAQFAHGLITNPAWEWGVFARFFANGTILKSVGTTLQLTVYGTALGFALGLVLALMRLSASPFLRWVAFGYIWAFRSIPLIVQLLFWFNLAYLYKRLDFGIPFGPGLFHFDTMGLVGAMGAAVLGLALHQAAYAAEIVRAGVQAVDAGQLEAAAALGLPRARRLRRIVLPQAMRSILPNATNEVISLFKGTSIVSVMAIGELFYQVQVVYGRNGRVVPLLMVATAWYILLTTVLSVLQYYVERHYAKGAAR is encoded by the coding sequence ATGCCGTTGACCAGTGACCCCGCCGTCACCGGCGATCCCCCCGCCGGACCGGCCGCGACCACCCGCCCCGTCCCGCGGCGCGCCGGGCCACCGGGGGCCGACGACGACCCGGCGGACCTGAAGGTCGTCCCCGTGCGCCATCCCTGGCGCTGGGCGGGGGTGGCGGTGACCGCGGTGCTGCTCGCCCAGTTCGCGCACGGTCTGATCACCAACCCCGCCTGGGAATGGGGGGTGTTCGCCCGGTTCTTCGCCAACGGAACGATCCTGAAGTCGGTCGGGACCACCCTCCAACTCACCGTCTACGGCACCGCCCTCGGCTTCGCGCTGGGCCTGGTGCTGGCCCTGATGCGGCTGTCCGCCAGCCCGTTCCTGCGCTGGGTGGCCTTCGGCTACATCTGGGCCTTCCGGTCCATCCCGCTCATCGTCCAGCTGCTGTTCTGGTTCAACCTCGCCTATCTCTACAAGCGGTTGGACTTCGGGATCCCGTTCGGTCCCGGCCTCTTCCACTTCGACACCATGGGGCTGGTCGGCGCGATGGGCGCGGCGGTGCTCGGGCTGGCGCTGCACCAGGCCGCCTACGCCGCCGAGATCGTCCGGGCCGGCGTGCAGGCCGTGGACGCCGGCCAGTTGGAGGCCGCCGCCGCGCTCGGCCTGCCGCGGGCCCGCCGACTGCGCCGGATCGTGCTGCCGCAGGCGATGCGCTCGATCCTGCCGAACGCCACCAACGAGGTGATCTCCCTCTTCAAGGGCACCTCGATCGTCTCGGTGATGGCGATCGGCGAACTCTTCTACCAGGTCCAGGTCGTCTACGGACGGAACGGCCGGGTGGTGCCCCTGCTGATGGTCGCCACCGCCTGGTACATCCTCCTCACCACCGTGCTCTCCGTCCTCCAGTACTACGTCGAACGCCACTACGCCAAGGGGGCAGCGCGATGA
- a CDS encoding amino acid ABC transporter ATP-binding protein, with amino-acid sequence MSAMVEIRSVHKSFGSVEVLRGIDLEVAAGRVTVVLGPSGSGKSTLLRTINHLEKVDRGWISVDGALVGYRKSGDKLYELREREILKQRTGIGFVFQNFNLFPHLTVLENLVEAPLAVQRRPRKEAEATARRLLARVGLAEKADAYPRQLSGGQQQRVAIARALALEPKLLLFDEPTSALDPELVGEVLDVIKDLAHQGTTMIVVTHEIGFAREVADTVVFMDGGRIVEQGPPAQVLDHPRHERTRSFLSKVL; translated from the coding sequence ATGAGCGCGATGGTCGAGATCCGTTCCGTCCACAAGAGCTTCGGTTCCGTCGAGGTGCTGCGCGGCATCGATCTGGAGGTCGCGGCCGGCCGGGTGACGGTGGTGCTCGGCCCGTCCGGGTCGGGCAAGTCCACGCTGCTGCGCACCATCAACCACCTGGAGAAGGTCGACCGCGGCTGGATCAGCGTGGACGGGGCGCTGGTCGGCTACCGGAAGTCCGGCGACAAGCTGTACGAGTTGCGGGAGCGGGAGATCCTCAAGCAGCGCACCGGGATCGGGTTCGTCTTCCAGAACTTCAACCTCTTCCCCCATCTGACGGTGCTGGAGAACCTCGTCGAGGCGCCGCTGGCGGTGCAGCGCCGCCCGCGCAAGGAGGCCGAGGCCACCGCCCGCCGGCTGCTGGCGCGGGTGGGCCTGGCGGAGAAGGCGGACGCCTATCCCCGGCAGCTCTCCGGCGGACAGCAGCAGCGGGTCGCCATCGCCCGGGCGCTCGCCCTGGAACCCAAGCTGCTGTTGTTCGACGAGCCGACCTCGGCGCTCGACCCCGAGCTGGTCGGGGAAGTCCTGGACGTCATCAAGGACTTGGCGCACCAGGGCACCACCATGATCGTCGTCACCCATGAGATCGGCTTCGCCCGCGAGGTCGCCGACACCGTCGTCTTCATGGACGGCGGGCGGATCGTCGAGCAGGGCCCGCCCGCGCAGGTGCTCGACCACCCGCGCCACGAGCGCACCCGCTCCTTCCTCTCCAAGGTCCTGTGA